One genomic segment of Hordeum vulgare subsp. vulgare chromosome 2H, MorexV3_pseudomolecules_assembly, whole genome shotgun sequence includes these proteins:
- the LOC123430792 gene encoding F-box protein At3g07870-like: protein MVSEEACSKKERNEECFINCLTRDLIERIFFRLPVSTLLVCVGVCAHWKTLIRDPNFVTSHLKHASHYSFIFFQKDYAAGKNYPSDAILIDKAGSQSTYAVPTIDPDDFLCGSCNGIICLYTNRSTIKIANLATGECLHLEKPTKNLSGDQSLFYSFGFHPLTREYKITHLVGDYVEERPQNGDKFTMIQVYKLGDEKWKDIRTPEALSLTCIKNSGLVNVGGTMYWLTDDMAASSKHVVMCFDLGEEAFSQIQLPTPVPEICVHGGPRRYWIREIDGKICIATSQTWHKVVYGKL from the coding sequence ATGGTTTCTGAGGAAGCTTGTtcaaagaaggaaagaaatgaggaaTGTTTCATAAATTGTCTCACGAGAGATCTCATTGAGCGGATATTTTTTCGGCTTCCTGTGAGCACTTTATTGGTGTGTGTTGGTGTTTGTGCACACTGGAAAACCTTGATCCGGGATCCTAATTTTGTCACGTCACACCTGAAGCACGCGTCTCATTATTCCTTCATATTCTTCCAAAAAGATTATGCTGCAGGAAAAAATTACCCAAGTGATGCTATTCTAATTGATAAAGCTGGGTCACAATCAACATATGCAGTGCCAACGATTGACCCTGATGATTTCCTTTGTGGTTCATGTAATGGGATTATTTGCTTATACACAAACAGATCAACAATCAAGATAGCTAACCTTGCAACTGGCGAATGTCTACATCTTGAGAAACCTACAAAGAATTTGAGTGGTGATCAATCCTTGTTCTATAGTTTTGGGTTTCACCCTTTGACAAGAGAATACAAAATTACACACTTAGTGGGTGACTATGTTGAGGAACGCCCCCAAAATGGAGATAAATTCACCATGATTCAAGTTTACAAGCTTGGTGACGAGAAATGGAAAGACATAAGAACCCCAGAAGCCTTAAgtttgacatgtatcaaaaactcTGGACTAGTCAATGTTGGTGGAACAATGTATTGGCTAACTGATGATATGGCAGCTAGCTCGAAGCATGTTGTTATGTGCTTTGATCTTGGTGAAGAAGCTTTTTCACAAATACAACTGCCAACACCAGTACCCGAAATTTGTGTTCATGGTGGTCCCAGGAGGTACTGGATCAGAGAGATAGATGGTAAAATATGTATAGCAACCTCTCAAACCTGGCACAAAGTTGTGTATGGTAAGCTATAA